The following proteins are encoded in a genomic region of Arachis stenosperma cultivar V10309 chromosome 4, arast.V10309.gnm1.PFL2, whole genome shotgun sequence:
- the LOC130973812 gene encoding transcription factor TCP13-like isoform X3, with protein MNNSNSPKDPSDFPLKQESSDHHQHEKASSSSAAAAAKASSSSSSSQWLRLKDPRIVRVSRAFGGKDRHSKVCTIRGLRDRRVRLSVPTAIQLYDLQDRLGLNQPSKVVDWLLNAAKHEIDELPPLPHINNPFTNLSGFPSSSSNSMINTNEASTSMFNINRSIHQWQGLAQNYSKWNNNKSKSSSSTKQASSEDNNQMVTEEDNNNKEEEEGEEEEAMDPRQEQQINHHHHQYHQMLSSHHLHQNLLTNNLPSFSLAMMSTPILLHHSHNTRETSHQSHHKDHHFPSSK; from the exons ATGAATAACAGTAATAGTCCAAAAGACCCATCAGATTTTCCACTAAAACAAGAGAGTAGTGATCATCATCAACATGAAAaggcatcatcatcatcagcagcagcagcagcaaaggcttcttcatcatcatcatcatcacaatGGCTAAGGTTGAAGGATCCAAGAATTGTTAGGGTATCAAGAGCATTTGGAGGAAAAGACAGGCACAGCAAGGTTTGCACAATAAGAGGGTTGAGAGACAGGCGTGTGAGGCTTTCAGTTCCAACAGCAATTCAGCTCTATGATCTTCAAGATAGGTTAGGGCTTAATCAACCTAGTAAGGTTGTTGATTGGTTGTTAAATGCTGCTAAGCATGAAATTGATGAGCTTCCACCTTTGCCACATATTAATAATCCCTTCACTAACCTTAGTGGTTTTCCATCATCATCTTCTAATTCTATGATCAATACTAATGAAGCTAGCACCTCAATGTTCAATATCAATAGGAGCATTCATCAGTGGCAAGGTTTAGCACAGAATTATTCTAAGTGGAATAATAACAAGTCAAAGTCATCATCATCTACTAAACAAGCTTCATCAGAAGATAATAATCAAATGGTTACTGAAGAGGATAACAATAACAAGGAAGAGGAGGAAGGTGAAGAAGAAG AAGCAATGGATCCAAGACAAGAACAACAaatcaatcatcatcatcatcagtaTCATCAGATGTTGTCCTctcatcatcttcatcaaaaTCTCTTGACAAATAATCTTCCATCTTTCAGCTTGGCTATGATGAGCACTCCAATCCTTCTCCACCATTCTCACAACACAAGAGAAACTAGTCATCAATCTCATCACAAAGATCACCATTTTCCTTCTTCCAAGTGA
- the LOC130973812 gene encoding transcription factor TCP13-like isoform X1: MNNSNSPKDPSDFPLKQESSDHHQHEKASSSSAAAAAKASSSSSSSQWLRLKDPRIVRVSRAFGGKDRHSKVCTIRGLRDRRVRLSVPTAIQLYDLQDRLGLNQPSKVVDWLLNAAKHEIDELPPLPHINNPFTNLSGFPSSSSNSMINTNEASTSMFNINRSIHQWQGLAQNYSKWNNNKSKSSSSTKQASSEDNNQMVTEEDNNNKEEEEGEEEGANVVSTTNHHHHPSFLGLLNTMPIGNYQFEQHNSSNDVNVAQLGNHNHGFITNQTDLQSINVVPFPSTLSLSTGGNNITHSYFPSHSSEAMDPRQEQQINHHHHQYHQMLSSHHLHQNLLTNNLPSFSLAMMSTPILLHHSHNTRETSHQSHHKDHHFPSSK; encoded by the coding sequence ATGAATAACAGTAATAGTCCAAAAGACCCATCAGATTTTCCACTAAAACAAGAGAGTAGTGATCATCATCAACATGAAAaggcatcatcatcatcagcagcagcagcagcaaaggcttcttcatcatcatcatcatcacaatGGCTAAGGTTGAAGGATCCAAGAATTGTTAGGGTATCAAGAGCATTTGGAGGAAAAGACAGGCACAGCAAGGTTTGCACAATAAGAGGGTTGAGAGACAGGCGTGTGAGGCTTTCAGTTCCAACAGCAATTCAGCTCTATGATCTTCAAGATAGGTTAGGGCTTAATCAACCTAGTAAGGTTGTTGATTGGTTGTTAAATGCTGCTAAGCATGAAATTGATGAGCTTCCACCTTTGCCACATATTAATAATCCCTTCACTAACCTTAGTGGTTTTCCATCATCATCTTCTAATTCTATGATCAATACTAATGAAGCTAGCACCTCAATGTTCAATATCAATAGGAGCATTCATCAGTGGCAAGGTTTAGCACAGAATTATTCTAAGTGGAATAATAACAAGTCAAAGTCATCATCATCTACTAAACAAGCTTCATCAGAAGATAATAATCAAATGGTTACTGAAGAGGATAACAATAACAAGGAAGAGGAGGAAGGTGAAGAAGAAGGTGCAAATGTTGTTTCTACTacaaatcatcatcatcatccttcATTCCTAGGTTTGCTGAATACTATGCCAATTGGTAACTACCAATTTGAGCAACATAACTCATCAAATGATGTTAATGTTGCTCAATTGGGAAACCATAATCATGGATTTATTACAAACCAAACAGATTTGCAAAGCATTAATGTTGTCCCTTTTCCATCAACATTGTCCTTATCAACCGGTGGGAACAATATAACACACTCATACTTCCCTTCACATTCATCAGAAGCAATGGATCCAAGACAAGAACAACAaatcaatcatcatcatcatcagtaTCATCAGATGTTGTCCTctcatcatcttcatcaaaaTCTCTTGACAAATAATCTTCCATCTTTCAGCTTGGCTATGATGAGCACTCCAATCCTTCTCCACCATTCTCACAACACAAGAGAAACTAGTCATCAATCTCATCACAAAGATCACCATTTTCCTTCTTCCAAGTGA
- the LOC130973812 gene encoding transcription factor TCP13-like isoform X2, whose translation MNNSNSPKDPSDFPLKQESSDHHQHEKASSSSAAAAAKASSSSSSSQWLRLKDPRIVRVSRAFGGKDRHSKVCTIRGLRDRRVRLSVPTAIQLYDLQDRLGLNQPSKVVDWLLNAAKHEIDELPPLPHINNPFTNLSGFPSSSSNSMINTNEASTSMFNINRSIHQWQGLAQNYSKWNNNKSKSSSSTKQASSEDNNQMVTEEDNNNKEEEEGEEEGANVVSTTNHHHHPSFLEAMDPRQEQQINHHHHQYHQMLSSHHLHQNLLTNNLPSFSLAMMSTPILLHHSHNTRETSHQSHHKDHHFPSSK comes from the exons ATGAATAACAGTAATAGTCCAAAAGACCCATCAGATTTTCCACTAAAACAAGAGAGTAGTGATCATCATCAACATGAAAaggcatcatcatcatcagcagcagcagcagcaaaggcttcttcatcatcatcatcatcacaatGGCTAAGGTTGAAGGATCCAAGAATTGTTAGGGTATCAAGAGCATTTGGAGGAAAAGACAGGCACAGCAAGGTTTGCACAATAAGAGGGTTGAGAGACAGGCGTGTGAGGCTTTCAGTTCCAACAGCAATTCAGCTCTATGATCTTCAAGATAGGTTAGGGCTTAATCAACCTAGTAAGGTTGTTGATTGGTTGTTAAATGCTGCTAAGCATGAAATTGATGAGCTTCCACCTTTGCCACATATTAATAATCCCTTCACTAACCTTAGTGGTTTTCCATCATCATCTTCTAATTCTATGATCAATACTAATGAAGCTAGCACCTCAATGTTCAATATCAATAGGAGCATTCATCAGTGGCAAGGTTTAGCACAGAATTATTCTAAGTGGAATAATAACAAGTCAAAGTCATCATCATCTACTAAACAAGCTTCATCAGAAGATAATAATCAAATGGTTACTGAAGAGGATAACAATAACAAGGAAGAGGAGGAAGGTGAAGAAGAAGGTGCAAATGTTGTTTCTACTacaaatcatcatcatcatccttcATTCCTAG AAGCAATGGATCCAAGACAAGAACAACAaatcaatcatcatcatcatcagtaTCATCAGATGTTGTCCTctcatcatcttcatcaaaaTCTCTTGACAAATAATCTTCCATCTTTCAGCTTGGCTATGATGAGCACTCCAATCCTTCTCCACCATTCTCACAACACAAGAGAAACTAGTCATCAATCTCATCACAAAGATCACCATTTTCCTTCTTCCAAGTGA